A region of the Myxococcus stipitatus DSM 14675 genome:
CCGCCCCCCGGCACGCCGTGGTGCTGCCTACTCAGCTTGGGGCTTGTGGGTCTTGATGTAGTTGACGGCGTCGCCAACGGTCTTGATGTTCTCGGCCTCCTCGTCGGGAATCTCGACCTCGAACTCCTCTTCCATCGCCATCACGAGCTCCACGATGTCGAGGCTGTCGGCGCCAAGGTCCTCGATGAAGGAAGCCTCGGGCTTGATCTCTTCATCGCTCACGCCGAGCTGATCCGCGATGATGCTCTTGACCTTGGCTTCAATGTTCGTCGACATAAGTGCTGAATCCTCCAGGAACCAGATGAAGGCCCGGAAGGCTTCCCGAGCCCTGTCGAAAGCGGCGGCGGTATATCCCACGACCGCCAGCAATCCAACCGCTGGGTTACATGTACATGCCGCCGTTGACCTTGAGGACCTCGCCGGTGATGTAGGACGAGGCGTCTCCCGAGAGGAAGAGGACGGCCTGGGCCACCTCCTCCGGGTTGCCCAGTCGACCTAGCGGAATGCCCTCAAGCATCTTCTGGCGCAGGTCGTCATTGAGGTGGGAGGTCATGTCCGTCCCGATGAAGCCCGGGGACACGGCATTGACGCGAATCCCACGGCTGGACAGTTCGCGAGCCACCGACTTCGTCAGGCCCACGAGCCCTGCTTTGGAGGCCGAGTAGGCCACCTGTCCGCCGTTGCCCATGTCGCCCACCACGGAGGTGACGTTGACGATGGCGCCCGAGCGCTGCTTCATCATCGGACGGCTGACGGCGCGGATGAGGGCGAAGGCGCCCTTCAGGTTCGTGTCCAGCTGCTTGTCCCAGTCCTCGTCCTTCACGCGCATCACCAGGCCGTCCACCGCGACGCCCGCGTTGTTGACGAGCACGTCCAGCCGGCCGTGCGCCTTGAGGATGCCCTCCACCGCGCTCGCGCACGCGGCGGTGTCCGCCACGTCGAAGCGGAGGGCCTCCGCCTTGGCGCCCTCCGCCTGGATGAGCGCCACCGACTCCTGGGCCGCCGCCTCGTTGCCCGCATAGCTGATGACCACCGTGGAGGCCCCCGCCTTCGCGAACGCCACCGCGCACGCGCGGCCGATGCCTCGCGAGCCGCCCGTCACCAGCACCACCTTGTCCTTGAAGCTCATGCGCTCACCCCAGCGCCGCGAGGGCCTTCTGCAGGCTCGCGGAGTCCTCGACGTTGAAGGTTTCGATGTCCTTGGTGATGCGCTTGACCAGGCCACACAGCACCTTGCCCGGCCCCAGCTCCACCACGCGCGTGACGCCCTCCGCCTTCAGCGCCTCCACGCACTCAATCCAGCGCACCGGCGAGCTCACCTGCTCCAGCAGCAGCGGCACCACGCGCGCCACGTCCGAGTTGGGCCGCGCCTCCACGTTCGTCACCACCGGCACCGACGGCGCCGACAGCGCGATGCCGCCCAGCACCGCCGCCAGCCGCGGCTTCACCGGCTCCATCAGCGCGCAGTGGAAGGGCGCGGACACCGGAAGCGGCATCACCCGCTTGGCGCCGGCCTCCTTGCACTTCGCGCCCGCGCGCTCCACCGCCGCCGCGTTGCCGGCAATCACCGTCTGCTCGGGCGAGTTGTAGTTGGCGGGGGACACCACCAGCCCCTCGGCCGCCTCGTCACACGCCGCCTTCACCTTGCCCGGCTCCAGGCCCAGCACCGCGGCCATGGCGCCCACGCCCGCGGGCACCGCCTCCTGCATGAAGGTGCCGCGCGCGCGCACCGCCCGGGCCGCGTCGCCAATGGACAGGGCGCCCGCCGCCACCAGCGCGGAGTACTCCCCCAGCGAGTGGCCCGCCACGAAGGACGCCACCGGCCCCCGCGTGGAGAACACCGCATGCGCCGCCACCGACACCGTCAGGATGGCCGGCTGGGTGTTGGCCGTGAGCTTCAGCGCATCTTCTGGCCCCTCGAAGCAGAGCTTCGAGAGTTTCTCGCCCAGCGCGTCATCCGCGGCCTCGAAGACAGCGCGAGCCTCCGGGAACTGCTCGAAGAGGTCCTTGCCCATCCCCACGGTCTGACTGCCCTGCCCGGGAAACACGAATGCGACCTTCGCCATGTGCGGTCTCTGCCTCCTGAATCGTCCCGTCCCGTGACAACTCCAGCGCAGCCTCGCGCCGCCCCAGGTCTCCAGCGCGGGCCCACCTCCCGGCGACTCCGGGCTCGCGCCGACTGGCGCGGTGGGCTCCATCCGGCACCTGGGGGAGGGACGCGGACGGTGTGTTGCCGTACTTGTGCAGCTTCAGCCGGCACTTGTCGCGAGGAATCTCCTGCCGCTCCAGCAGCGCCTCCTCGGAGCGGGCGTTGAGTTGCCGGGCATGACGGGACCCCGCTCTCTAATCGGAAACAGCTTCGTCTGTCCCCTTTTTTCCCCTCTGATGGGTAGGGAGCCAGGCGGCCGCGTTGGCAATGCAACGCGTCAACTCTTCCTGGAGTCCCGCCTGGGCCGTGGCCAGCGCCGCACCCAGGGCGTTGTGGATGGCGCGAGGGCTGGAGCGCCCATGCGCCACGATGCCCACGCCGCGCAGGCCCAGGAGCGGAGCGCCTCCATACTCGGCGTAGTCCACCATCCGCCGCAGGCCCGCCAGGGCGGGCTGGAGCAGGAGCGCCCCCAGCTTCTCCGACAGGCCGCCCCGCTTCTCGATGGCCTGGCGCAGGAGCCCCACGACGCCCATGCCCACGCCCTCGGATGTCTTGAGGACGACATTGCCGGTGAAGCCGTCCGTCACCACCACCTGCACGTCGCCAGAGAACAGGTCCTTGCCCTCCACGTAGCCGGCGAAGTCCAGGTCCGACTGGCGCAAGAGCTCGCTCGCCTCGCGCGTCAGGGGCGTCCCCTTGGAGGGCTCCTCGCCGTTGGAGAGCACGCCCACCCGAGGGCGCGCCACGCCCAGGCGCAGGCGCACGTACGCCTCGCCCAGGACGGCGAACTGCGCGAGGTGCGAGGGGCGACAGTCCACGTTGGCCCCCGCGTCCAGGAGCAGGGAGCGGCCCCCTCCCTTGAGCGCCGGGAAGAGCGCGGCGATGGCGGGACGCTCCACGCCCGGCAGCCGTCCCAGCGTCAACAGCCCGCCCGCCATGACGGCGCCCGAGTTCCCCGCGGACACCAGCGCGTCCGCGTGACCGTCTCGCACAAGCTCGAACCCCACCCTCAAGGAGGAGTCGCGCTTGCGGCGGAAGGCCGTGGAGGCGTGGTCGTCCATCTCCACCACCTCCGAGGCGTGGTGGATGCGCAGGTTCGACGGGGGCAGTCCCTTGCCCAGCAGCGGCGTCACCTTCGCCGTGTCCCCCACCAGCACCACCTCGTGGTCGGGGTGGGCCCGGGCGAAGAGCACACCTCCCTCCACCGGGGCCCCCGGCGCGTGATCGCCACCCATCGCGTCCAAGACCAGCCTCATCCCCACCGTCCCCTTCTGCGTGCGCCTGCCATGTCGACCCTGTCCCTACATCTCCCGGGCCAGGCGGCGCGCAGCACACCAGGAACCTCCCAGGGGGGCAACGACTCGCTGCCCCGGTGCGTGGGTTCGCCGCCGCGCGGGCCCAGGCGGATGATCCGCGCGGGAGGCGAATGCCGCGGTCGCCAAGGGCGTTGTCCTGACCCGCCGCGTGGGGTATCAGGGCGGTGGACGGTGGTCCTCCCGGCGCTCGTACACGCGCATTGACTCGGGCCTTGCGAGCCGCTAGGTTCCGCCGCCTTTCTAGCCGGACAGGGAATACGCGAGTCACTCGCGAACCCTCCCGGCTTGGTGTTGGACCGACATGTTGCGCAGGGAGCCGGGGACCCCGGCACAGCGCGTGAGATAGAGGTGAGCCGTGGGTGTCCCCAAGAAGCGTACTTCCAAGATGCGTCGTGACCGCCGTCGCGCGGCCAACAACAACCTGCGCAGCGCCGTGCAGGTGACCAAGTGCCCCAACTGCAAGGAGCCGGTGATGCCGCACCGCGCCTGCACGTCCTGTGGCCAGTACAAGGGCCGCGAGCTGCTGCCCCAAGCCGAAGCCTGATGACTTGCTCATGACGCTCCCGTCCAGGAGCGTCGTGTCATGCGAAGGGCCGCGCCTCCCACTCGGAGGTCGCGGCCCTTGCTTTTTGGGGGCCCCGCCGCTCACGGCGAGGCCCCTGCCCCAGCTCCTTCAGTTGCTGAGCTTGATGTTCTTCAGCGGCGCCAGGCGGGGATCCACCGGCTTCGTCTCACACTGGCACTTCGCCTCGTTGAGGTTGGTGCCGCACTGCGAGCACAGCCCCTTGCAGTCGTCCTTGCAGGCGATGTTCATGGGCAGCGCCAGGAGCAGCTGCTCCAGGACGATGGGGTCCAGGTGGATGGTCTTCCCATCGAAGACCTCCTGGTCCACGTCGTCCAGCTCGAACGAGCCACCTGTCTCGCCCTGCTGCCGCTCCTTCTTCTCCATGGACTTCTCGTCGTCATCCGAGAAGCCCTCCCCGCGCGCCAGCGACTCCGGCACCAGGTTGAGGTTGAAGGAGACGGGCAGCGCCAGCTCCACGTCCTTCAAGCAGCGCTTGCAGGGGCTGCCCACGTGGGCGGTGAACTGGCCCTCCAGCAGCACGCCACCGCTCACCCGGCGAAGGGTCGCCTTGAGCCGCGACGGCTTCATGGCCCGGAAGCCCGTGTCCTGCCCGGACTCCCCACCTTCCAACGCGGTGCCCAGCAACTCCTGGGCGAGGGGCTCATCCAGCTTGAGCCCCGATTCATGAATTTGTTCAACCTTTACGAGCATTTACGAGACTTCCAGGTCAAATGGGGGCGGGCAACATAGAGGGCGGCCCCCCGAGCGTCAACACGCCCCAGTTCGACAACACCCCGAAGATGTCACTGCGCCGTCACCTCCGGTGGGGCGCCCTTCGTGGATCCTCCAGACAACGCTTTGATAGGGTCGATTTGATGCACAGGCACGATTCTCGGTCGCGGGTAGGAGCGATGCTCCTCGTCGTGGGCCTGCTGGCTCCTCCGGGGCTGGCCCGTCCTCTCTTCCCCGCGCCTGTCCTCTCGCAGCTCGGGCCAGCAAGCCCCGATATCACCCGCGCGCGGGAGCAGATCGACGACGGCGAGTTCGAGGAAGCCCGCCGCACCCTCCAGGCCGGGCTGGACGCGCCGGATGTCACCGACGACCAGTTGGTGGAGCTCTACCGCCTCCTGGGCCTCACCGCACTGTACCTGGGCGATGAAACCCAGGCGCGCGAGGCCTACGAGAAGCTGCTCCAGGCCCGGCCCGACTACGAGCTGCCCCGCTCGGCTCCTCCCAAGCTGCGCTCGCTCTACGCGCGCATCAAGGAGGACATCCGCAGCCGGCGCGTGCGCCCCGTCACCCTGGACGTGGACCCGATTCCGGACCCGCCCGGCGGCGAGCCCATCACCGTGGAGGCCACCATCCAGGAGCTGGCGCTGGGCGCCCGCGCACGCCTGTTCTACCGGCGCGCGGGCGACCAGGCGTACAACTCGGTGGACTTCGTGAAGGACCGCGAGGCCCGCGAGCACTTCCGCGCGGTGGTGCCCGCCTACGACGTGCCGGTGGAGCCGGAGCCCTACGAGGTGGAGTACTACTTCGAGGTGGTGGACGCCGCGCAGCGCCGGCTCGCGGGCCGGGGCGACTCGTTCCAGCCCCTGCTCTTCCAGGTCTCCTCGCGCGTGCAGGCCACCACCGCCGCCGAGGTCTCCGAGGGACGCCCCTGGTACAAGAGCCCCTGGCTCTGGGTGGCCGTGGGCGCGGTGGCCATCGGCGGCACCGCGGGCATCGTGGCCCTCTCCTCCTCCGAGGACCGGGGCCGCGTCCCCATCACCATTCGCGTGGACCCTTCCCAGCCATGAGCTCACGCCTCTTGAAGTTCCTGCCGTTCGCCCTCGGCCTGTGCGCGTGTGGGCCCGACACGTCGGCCACCTCCGGACGCTTCGGCCTGGACGTGGTGATGTCTCGCGCCGTGGCCGACGAGGTCCACGCGCTCCAGGTCAGCGTCGTGAAGGACGGCTCCCGCCGCAACTGCACGGAGCTGCAGCGCACCTGCCTCAACACGCAGGTGAAGCGCGAGGACCTGGTGGTGCTCGAGGACCCGCGCGGCAACGAGGGCCGCGCGCTGCGCTTCACCGTGGACCTGGCCGCCATGCAGAACGGCGGCAGCCAGGCGCTCGCGGTGGACGTCCCCGTGGGGCGCGACTACGCGCTCGTCATCGAGGCCCTGGCCGTCGGCTCGCCCTCCCGCTTCCTCGGCAGCTCCTGCAACTACCTCAAGGTCGTCAACTCCGGGGACAACGCCCCCGTGGTCGCCGCCCCCCTGGTGCTGACCGAGCAGTCCTGCGACCCGTCCATCGCCCCCTGAGCGGGAGGGCGCTTCCACCCCCGCGCGTCTGGCGCCACGCCGCTACACCTTTCCCAGAGGAATCCATGACGCGCATCCTGATCATCGAGGACGAGCAGGACCTCGCCGGGCTCGTCGAATACAACCTCCGCGCCGCGGGCTTCGACACCGAAGCCGCGAACACCGGCGCCGGAGGACTGGCCCGCGCCCGGGCGAACCCACCGGACCTGCTCCTGTTGGACATGATGTTGCCGGACATCGCCGGCGGCGAAGTGCTGCGCCTGCTCAAGCAGGACCCGGAGCTGCGCAAGACGTCCGTCATCATCGTCAGCGCCAAGGGCCAGGAGTCGGACCGCGTCCAAGGCCTGGAGCTGGGCGCGGACGACTACGTGGTGAAGCCCTTCTCCGTCCGCGAGCTGCTCCTGCGCGTCAAGGCGGTGCTGCGCCGGGGCGACACGGACGACAGCGGCCCCGCGCAAGTCCTCGCCGCGGGCGACATCGTCCTGGACACCTCGCGCCACCAGGTGCGCGTCAAGGACGTGGAGGTCATCCTCACCGCCCTGGAGTTCCGCCTGCTGCAGACGCTCCTGGAGCGAATCGACCGGGTGCAGACGCGCGAGGTGCTCCTCTCCGATGTCTGGGGCATCCAGGCGGAGATCCACACCCGCACGGTGGACACGCACATCAAGCGCCTGCGCGAGAAGCTGGGCCCCTCCGGCGACATCATCGAGACGGTGCGCGGCGTGGGCTACAAGCTCAGCCCCCCGTAGCGCCGCCGCCGTCCGTCTCCAGAAGGCCCGCGACACATGCCCCTGCGCTACACGCTCCTGCCCCTGCTCCTGCCAGCCACGCTGGTGGGGTTGCTCGTGGTCGCCCTGGGCACGCCCGGCGGCGCGGTGCCCGTGGCCCTCATCACCCTGGCCGGCTCCCTCATGGCGCTGGGACTCAGCCGCGGCGCGCTGCAGCGCCAGCTGGACCAGCTGGAGCGCAACACCCGCGGCCGCGCCGAGGGCGGTGGGGGCCCCTCCCTCGACCCGGACCGGCTGGAGGAGGTCGCCAGCCTCGAGGGCGCCATCGACTCGCTGCACACCCACCTGACGGCGCGCAACGCCGAGCTCGTCCAGGAGTCACGCACCCTCACCGCCGTGCTGGACAGCATGGCCGAGGGCATCTGGGTGACGGACGCCGACGGCACCGTGGTGCGCCACAACGACGCGCTGCGGGACATCCTCCAGCCCGGCGCGCCCATCCCCGGCCAGCGCCCCATCGCCGTCATCCGCGACGACCAGCTCCACGACGCCGTCCTCCGCGCCTGCCGTGAAGGGGCCTCCAGCCGCCTGGAGCTGTCGCTGGAGGGCCTGTTCCCCCGCACGCTGGCCATCCGCGTCACGCCCCTGGGCAAGGACCTGCCCGGCAGCGCCGCCGTCTTCCACGACGTCACCGAGCTGCGCCGGCTGGAGAAGGTGCGCAAGGACTTCGTCGCCAACGTCTCCCACGAGCTGCGCACGCCCATCACCGCCATCCGCGGCTATGCGGAGACCCTCCAGGGCGGTGCCCTGGGCGACGCGCAGATGGCCCCACGCATGGTGGAAATCATCCACCGACAGTCCGAGCGCCTGTCCGAGCTGGTGGAGGACCTGCTGGAGCTGTCGCGGCTGGAGTCGCGGGAGGTGAGCCTGAAACTCACGGAAGTCCCGCTCGCCGAGGCCGCCGCCCGCGCCGCCGACACAGTGCGTCCCAAGGCGGAGAGCAAGGGCCAGGTGATTTCACTCCACGTCTCACCGGACCTGGTCGCGGTGGGAGACCCGCGGGCGGTGGAGCAGGTGCTCCTCAACCTCCTCGACAACGCGGTGAAGTACACGCCGGCGGGCGGGCGCGTGGACGTGGACGGAGCGTATGAGGACGGGCGGTGCGTGGTGCGGGTTCAGGACACCGGGGTGGGCATCGAGCCGCGTCATCTGTCCCGCATCTTCGAGCGCTTCTACCGGGTGGACAAAGGGCGCAGCCGGGACATGGGCGGCACGGGGTTGGGCCTCTCCATCGTCAAGCATCTGCTCCAGGCCATGGACGGCGAGGTCAAGGTCGAAAGCCAACCGAACGAGGGGAGCACGTTCACGATTTTTCTGCCCCAGGCGGCTCGCGCCGGCACTGCGTCAGGGTAGGATGTCGCGACCATGCGGGTCGCAATCCTCGCCGACATCCACGGCAATCTCCCCGCCTGCGAGGCCGTCCTCGAGGACATCGCCCGCTCCGTGGCGCCGGACTTCATCGTCGCGGCCGGCGACCTGGCGCTGCGTGGTGCGCACCCTCGCGAGACGGTGGACCTCCTCTTCGACCGCTGCGACTCGGTGCTGATGGGGAACACGGACTGCTACCTCGCCGGGAACTACCTGGGGGGTGCGTACCGCGAGCGAGACCACTGGAAGACGGAGCTGCTGCGCTGGACGCGAGACCAGTTGGGTGACTCGCACCTGCAGAAGCTGGGCGCCCTGCCCTTCTCCGTGCGCTACACGCCGCGCAAGGGCCAGGACCTCTTCGTCTGCCACGCCAACCCTCGCAACCTCGAGGAGTCGCTGGACCCCACGCTGGATGACGTCGCCGTGCGCCGGTACTTCGCGCACCTGGACGCCGCCGCGTGTGCCTTCGGCCACCTGCACTTCCCCTACCGCCGCCGCGTGGGCCGCATGCTCATCGCCGACGTGGCCAGCGCGGGCATCCCTCGCGACGGGGACTTGCGCCCCGCCTACGGCGTCTTCACGTACACGCCCAAGGGCTGGCGCGTGCAGATTCGCCGCGTGCGCTACCCGGTGCGCAAGGCCACCCAGGCGCTCACCGCGCGCCGCGTCCCCGGCGGCCCGCTGCTCATCCACAAGCTGGTGGAGGCGCGCTACCGCCACCACCACGCGCTGATGGAGGCCGCGCGCCGCCACTCCGGCCTGCCGCCTCCGGGCCCCGTGCTGAGGCCGCCTCCGGGCGCGCCCGTGCGCAACGCCGCGGTGCCCCTGGAGAGCCGCGCGCCGGTGGACGTGGACCCCGCCTCGCTGCCCACGGACCTTGACGGAACCGTGACAGATGCCGCGCCGCTGCCCCTGGATGTGTTGAACGACCTGGACGGCTAGGACGTTGTCGCCAGGGCGTTGCTTGCGAGGCATGGCCCCGGGTGGTTGAGGGCAGGCCACCATGTCCCCTCGAGAACTCCCGTTGTTGTTCGTCCGACATGCCGAGGCCGAGGACACCCACGTCCTGGGCGACGAGGCCCGCTCACTCACCCCCGAGGGCCGCGCCCTCTTCCGCCAGCACGCGCGCAAGCTCGCCCGGCTCACGCCCCTGCGAGGCATCATCACCAGCCCGCTGGTCCGCGCCGTCCAGACGGCGGAGCTCCTGGCGGAGGCCCTGGGCCTGTCCCGCGTGGAGGTGCACCCCGCGCTGATTCCACGCAGGAGCGGCGCGCGGCGCATCCTGAAGCTGGCGCGGGAGCTGGGCACGGGCTTCGCGCTGGTGGGCCACAACCCCTCGCTGGAGCAGGCCCTGGCGCTCGCGCTGGGAGACGACCTCCAGGCCCCGGAGAAGCTGCGCAAGGGCACCACCGTGGCGCTGCAGCACACGGGGGACGACGGGGACTTCCAGCTCGTCTGGTGGGCCTCGCCGGGCCGCGCGCTGCGGCGCTACGACGGGGACCGGTGAGCCTCAGCCCTCCGCGGCGCCCACCAGGAAGGACACCAGGAGCAGCACCAGCACCGCGGTGGTGATGGCCACGAAGAGCTTGTCCTTCTGCTGCCGGAAGATGAGCAGCGACAGCGCCACGCGCATCACCGGCACGGCCATCATCACCAGGAGCCCCGCCATGACGAATGACTGCCCACGCGCGGCCAGCGCTCCCGCCACCACCTCCGCCAGCCCGTGCGGGACGGGGTGCGGCGCGGTGAGGCGCTCCAGCGCCTCCGAGGACACGAGGTAGTCGGGGTGGCGGAAGAACGTCACCACCGTGCCCAGCGTCACCAGCGACAGGCTGGCCACGACACCGTGGCGCAAGAGGTCGCTGATG
Encoded here:
- a CDS encoding SixA phosphatase family protein produces the protein MSPRELPLLFVRHAEAEDTHVLGDEARSLTPEGRALFRQHARKLARLTPLRGIITSPLVRAVQTAELLAEALGLSRVEVHPALIPRRSGARRILKLARELGTGFALVGHNPSLEQALALALGDDLQAPEKLRKGTTVALQHTGDDGDFQLVWWASPGRALRRYDGDR
- a CDS encoding DUF1634 domain-containing protein, with protein sequence MKEPPSTEPRPEEPPPRVSSPPEPEAVPLVPELLISDLLRHGVVASLSLVTLGTVVTFFRHPDYLVSSEALERLTAPHPVPHGLAEVVAGALAARGQSFVMAGLLVMMAVPVMRVALSLLIFRQQKDKLFVAITTAVLVLLLVSFLVGAAEG
- a CDS encoding response regulator, producing MTRILIIEDEQDLAGLVEYNLRAAGFDTEAANTGAGGLARARANPPDLLLLDMMLPDIAGGEVLRLLKQDPELRKTSVIIVSAKGQESDRVQGLELGADDYVVKPFSVRELLLRVKAVLRRGDTDDSGPAQVLAAGDIVLDTSRHQVRVKDVEVILTALEFRLLQTLLERIDRVQTREVLLSDVWGIQAEIHTRTVDTHIKRLREKLGPSGDIIETVRGVGYKLSPP
- a CDS encoding metallophosphoesterase family protein, translating into MRVAILADIHGNLPACEAVLEDIARSVAPDFIVAAGDLALRGAHPRETVDLLFDRCDSVLMGNTDCYLAGNYLGGAYRERDHWKTELLRWTRDQLGDSHLQKLGALPFSVRYTPRKGQDLFVCHANPRNLEESLDPTLDDVAVRRYFAHLDAAACAFGHLHFPYRRRVGRMLIADVASAGIPRDGDLRPAYGVFTYTPKGWRVQIRRVRYPVRKATQALTARRVPGGPLLIHKLVEARYRHHHALMEAARRHSGLPPPGPVLRPPPGAPVRNAAVPLESRAPVDVDPASLPTDLDGTVTDAAPLPLDVLNDLDG
- the acpP gene encoding acyl carrier protein produces the protein MSTNIEAKVKSIIADQLGVSDEEIKPEASFIEDLGADSLDIVELVMAMEEEFEVEIPDEEAENIKTVGDAVNYIKTHKPQAE
- a CDS encoding YceD family protein — protein: MLVKVEQIHESGLKLDEPLAQELLGTALEGGESGQDTGFRAMKPSRLKATLRRVSGGVLLEGQFTAHVGSPCKRCLKDVELALPVSFNLNLVPESLARGEGFSDDDEKSMEKKERQQGETGGSFELDDVDQEVFDGKTIHLDPIVLEQLLLALPMNIACKDDCKGLCSQCGTNLNEAKCQCETKPVDPRLAPLKNIKLSN
- a CDS encoding tetratricopeptide repeat protein → MLLVVGLLAPPGLARPLFPAPVLSQLGPASPDITRAREQIDDGEFEEARRTLQAGLDAPDVTDDQLVELYRLLGLTALYLGDETQAREAYEKLLQARPDYELPRSAPPKLRSLYARIKEDIRSRRVRPVTLDVDPIPDPPGGEPITVEATIQELALGARARLFYRRAGDQAYNSVDFVKDREAREHFRAVVPAYDVPVEPEPYEVEYYFEVVDAAQRRLAGRGDSFQPLLFQVSSRVQATTAAEVSEGRPWYKSPWLWVAVGAVAIGGTAGIVALSSSEDRGRVPITIRVDPSQP
- the plsX gene encoding phosphate acyltransferase PlsX; this encodes MRLVLDAMGGDHAPGAPVEGGVLFARAHPDHEVVLVGDTAKVTPLLGKGLPPSNLRIHHASEVVEMDDHASTAFRRKRDSSLRVGFELVRDGHADALVSAGNSGAVMAGGLLTLGRLPGVERPAIAALFPALKGGGRSLLLDAGANVDCRPSHLAQFAVLGEAYVRLRLGVARPRVGVLSNGEEPSKGTPLTREASELLRQSDLDFAGYVEGKDLFSGDVQVVVTDGFTGNVVLKTSEGVGMGVVGLLRQAIEKRGGLSEKLGALLLQPALAGLRRMVDYAEYGGAPLLGLRGVGIVAHGRSSPRAIHNALGAALATAQAGLQEELTRCIANAAAWLPTHQRGKKGTDEAVSD
- the fabD gene encoding ACP S-malonyltransferase — translated: MAKVAFVFPGQGSQTVGMGKDLFEQFPEARAVFEAADDALGEKLSKLCFEGPEDALKLTANTQPAILTVSVAAHAVFSTRGPVASFVAGHSLGEYSALVAAGALSIGDAARAVRARGTFMQEAVPAGVGAMAAVLGLEPGKVKAACDEAAEGLVVSPANYNSPEQTVIAGNAAAVERAGAKCKEAGAKRVMPLPVSAPFHCALMEPVKPRLAAVLGGIALSAPSVPVVTNVEARPNSDVARVVPLLLEQVSSPVRWIECVEALKAEGVTRVVELGPGKVLCGLVKRITKDIETFNVEDSASLQKALAALG
- the fabG gene encoding 3-oxoacyl-[acyl-carrier-protein] reductase produces the protein MSFKDKVVLVTGGSRGIGRACAVAFAKAGASTVVISYAGNEAAAQESVALIQAEGAKAEALRFDVADTAACASAVEGILKAHGRLDVLVNNAGVAVDGLVMRVKDEDWDKQLDTNLKGAFALIRAVSRPMMKQRSGAIVNVTSVVGDMGNGGQVAYSASKAGLVGLTKSVARELSSRGIRVNAVSPGFIGTDMTSHLNDDLRQKMLEGIPLGRLGNPEEVAQAVLFLSGDASSYITGEVLKVNGGMYM
- a CDS encoding sensor histidine kinase; translation: MPLRYTLLPLLLPATLVGLLVVALGTPGGAVPVALITLAGSLMALGLSRGALQRQLDQLERNTRGRAEGGGGPSLDPDRLEEVASLEGAIDSLHTHLTARNAELVQESRTLTAVLDSMAEGIWVTDADGTVVRHNDALRDILQPGAPIPGQRPIAVIRDDQLHDAVLRACREGASSRLELSLEGLFPRTLAIRVTPLGKDLPGSAAVFHDVTELRRLEKVRKDFVANVSHELRTPITAIRGYAETLQGGALGDAQMAPRMVEIIHRQSERLSELVEDLLELSRLESREVSLKLTEVPLAEAAARAADTVRPKAESKGQVISLHVSPDLVAVGDPRAVEQVLLNLLDNAVKYTPAGGRVDVDGAYEDGRCVVRVQDTGVGIEPRHLSRIFERFYRVDKGRSRDMGGTGLGLSIVKHLLQAMDGEVKVESQPNEGSTFTIFLPQAARAGTASG
- the rpmF gene encoding 50S ribosomal protein L32 yields the protein MGVPKKRTSKMRRDRRRAANNNLRSAVQVTKCPNCKEPVMPHRACTSCGQYKGRELLPQAEA